The following are encoded together in the Gilvimarinus sp. DA14 genome:
- a CDS encoding RluA family pseudouridine synthase, with protein MNTKPPSFNDLDERFSQVQYLTIDADQAGQRVDNYLVARLKGVPRTHVYKLLRKGEVRVNKGRVRAESRLAAGDVVRLPPLKVARREPPKQLSQGLGRLLDQSILFESDGLLVVNKPPGLAVHGGSGVSLGLIEALRQLRPEARYLELVHRLDRDTSGCIMVAKKRSYLRFLQQSLREKTAGAGGITKVYQALVVGAWPVKAHKVDAPLLKLEASGGRERIVKVHPEGKRSLTQFKILQCYQGFTLVEARPITGRTHQIRVHAQYKGCPLLGDEKYGRDDVNEKMRRNGAKRLFLHASALRLCLPDGQEIMVEAPLPGDLQSVLGGLRPEE; from the coding sequence ATGAATACAAAACCTCCCTCTTTTAATGACCTTGATGAGCGCTTTAGTCAGGTTCAGTATCTCACTATCGATGCCGATCAGGCTGGGCAGCGGGTAGATAATTACCTGGTGGCACGGTTAAAGGGGGTGCCGCGTACACACGTTTACAAGTTGCTGCGCAAAGGCGAGGTACGGGTCAATAAAGGGCGGGTGCGAGCCGAGAGCCGCCTTGCCGCGGGCGATGTAGTGCGCTTGCCACCGCTGAAAGTTGCCCGTCGCGAGCCTCCCAAGCAATTAAGTCAAGGGTTAGGCAGGCTGCTGGATCAGTCGATCCTGTTCGAAAGTGATGGCTTGTTGGTGGTTAATAAGCCGCCCGGGCTTGCTGTACACGGTGGCAGTGGTGTCAGTCTCGGTTTGATTGAAGCTTTGCGTCAGCTGAGGCCTGAGGCTCGTTATCTTGAGTTGGTCCATCGGCTGGATAGGGATACCTCCGGTTGCATTATGGTGGCCAAAAAACGCAGTTATCTTCGATTTTTACAGCAGTCGCTGCGGGAAAAAACAGCCGGGGCAGGCGGTATTACCAAGGTTTATCAGGCGCTGGTAGTGGGTGCCTGGCCTGTTAAAGCGCATAAAGTGGATGCGCCCTTGCTTAAGCTTGAGGCTTCTGGCGGTCGCGAGCGTATTGTCAAAGTCCATCCCGAGGGCAAACGCAGCCTGACCCAGTTTAAGATTTTACAGTGTTATCAGGGGTTTACTCTGGTCGAGGCGAGGCCAATTACTGGGCGTACGCATCAAATTCGTGTGCACGCTCAGTACAAAGGTTGCCCCTTGTTGGGGGACGAAAAATACGGTCGTGATGATGTGAATGAAAAGATGCGTCGCAATGGTGCAAAGCGGCTGTTTTTGCATGCCAGTGCGCTGCGTCTATGTCTACCTGACGGGCAAGAGATTATGGTTGAGGCGCCTTTGCCGGGTGATCTGCAGTCAGTCTTGGGTGGCTTAAGGCCGGAGGAGTAG
- the rne gene encoding ribonuclease E — protein MKRMLINATQPEELRVALVDGQWLYDLDIENRNREQKKANIYKGRITRVEPSLEAAFVDYGAERHGFLPLKEISREYFAKSPGDSDGRVKIKDVVKEGTEVIVQVDKEERGNKGAALTTFVSLAGRYLVLMPNNPRAGGISRRIEGEDRAELRDALSQIEIPNGMGIIIRTAGVGRSAEELQWDLNYLLQLWESIDQGAQNCKAPTFLFQESNVIIRAIRDYLRQDIGEVIVDNKESFDLASGFIRQVMPNFGSKVKLYQDDIPLFNRYQIESQIETAFQREVKLPSGGSIVIDVTEALVSIDINSSRATKGGDIEETALQTNLEAADEIARQLRLRDMGGLVVIDFIDMQASRNQREVENRIRDALAMDRARVQIGRISRFGLLEMSRQRLRPSLGEVHSKVCPRCNGQGTIRGTRSLALSILRLVEEEAQKERSAEIRAIAPTSVATYLLNEKRKTIFSIEQRNNTRVVVVPNNEMTTPHFEVQRLRDDDEGTLETSYKIVASEEHTEHEQITEAAPVKLPQPLVQPTAPAEQAPAPVAKAEPGLIARLISWLQELFEGEEKPEPAPKHKRKGGDQRSRRSRPQNRQRRQDESDDKSKKGKKEPSESKDRNSKDKDNGEQRSESRPNRNRRGRNRNRNRNRDEQRNNQPEGKNSDSNSQASPQNPAEENQSSSGNDEQRPAKRPSGRRRGNQRRRRREDSTSNQELHAQVNQAIDAQEAAVQETPTASDKASVTSDKAKEAGAPKAADGNQQPQAKMERDQERKPAEQVSKAEVRSSEKSAEEKAPAEKPEAEVQEPVKVEADAVTKEGDTSTEKPVAEKEKQDEIDATAAAEQASEQPVTAANPVSEPSQNDTKVEAEAAVVQETPIAQPQADTPSPEEPAPAQAEITEAKANETVAEDEEKTSAAKGQEKTLTIASKDGSQTSVRKFSRAQNDPRVTPKPVQQVRILTETRSRPLPRALDTSQPARVNHNPRPLQRPSNDPRVNGKPAQ, from the coding sequence ATGAAAAGAATGCTGATAAACGCTACCCAGCCAGAAGAGCTGCGCGTAGCACTGGTTGACGGCCAATGGCTGTACGACCTGGATATTGAAAACCGCAACCGCGAACAGAAAAAAGCCAATATTTACAAAGGCCGAATCACCCGGGTTGAACCCAGCCTCGAGGCCGCGTTTGTTGATTACGGCGCCGAGCGTCACGGCTTTTTACCACTCAAAGAAATCTCCCGCGAATATTTTGCTAAATCTCCCGGTGATTCCGACGGCCGCGTCAAGATTAAAGACGTTGTTAAAGAAGGCACAGAGGTTATCGTTCAAGTCGATAAAGAAGAGCGCGGCAACAAAGGCGCAGCCCTCACGACTTTTGTCAGTTTGGCCGGACGCTATCTGGTTTTAATGCCCAACAACCCTCGCGCCGGCGGCATCTCGCGCCGCATCGAAGGTGAAGATCGCGCCGAATTGCGCGACGCCCTGAGCCAGATTGAAATCCCCAATGGCATGGGCATTATTATCCGCACCGCGGGCGTGGGCCGCAGTGCCGAAGAATTGCAGTGGGATTTAAACTACCTGCTACAGCTTTGGGAGTCGATCGATCAGGGAGCGCAAAACTGTAAGGCCCCTACTTTCTTATTCCAGGAAAGCAACGTTATCATCCGCGCCATTCGCGATTACCTGCGCCAGGATATCGGGGAAGTTATCGTCGACAACAAAGAATCTTTCGACCTGGCCTCAGGCTTTATTCGCCAAGTCATGCCTAATTTTGGCAGCAAGGTTAAGCTATATCAGGACGACATCCCCCTATTTAACCGTTACCAAATCGAAAGCCAGATCGAGACCGCCTTTCAGCGCGAAGTAAAGCTACCTTCTGGCGGCTCGATTGTGATCGATGTGACCGAGGCACTGGTTTCTATCGACATCAACTCCTCGCGCGCCACCAAAGGCGGCGACATTGAAGAGACTGCACTGCAAACCAACCTAGAAGCAGCCGATGAAATTGCGCGCCAATTGCGCTTGCGCGATATGGGCGGCCTGGTGGTTATCGACTTTATCGACATGCAGGCAAGTCGCAATCAGCGCGAGGTAGAAAACCGCATTCGCGATGCCCTGGCAATGGATCGCGCGCGCGTACAGATTGGCCGCATCTCGCGTTTTGGCCTACTGGAAATGTCGCGTCAGCGTCTGCGCCCAAGCTTGGGCGAAGTACATTCCAAGGTTTGCCCGCGCTGCAATGGCCAGGGCACCATTCGCGGCACTCGCTCGCTGGCACTGTCTATTTTGCGTCTGGTAGAGGAAGAGGCGCAGAAAGAGCGCAGCGCAGAAATTCGCGCCATTGCGCCAACGTCTGTAGCCACCTATCTGCTGAACGAAAAGCGCAAAACCATTTTCAGCATTGAGCAGCGCAACAACACCCGTGTAGTAGTTGTACCCAACAATGAGATGACCACTCCGCATTTCGAAGTACAACGACTTCGCGATGATGACGAAGGCACCCTGGAAACCAGCTATAAGATTGTTGCTTCTGAAGAGCACACCGAACACGAGCAGATTACTGAGGCCGCTCCCGTTAAGCTGCCTCAGCCACTGGTTCAACCTACTGCACCTGCCGAGCAGGCGCCCGCACCTGTGGCCAAGGCCGAGCCGGGCCTAATTGCTCGTCTTATCAGCTGGCTGCAGGAACTGTTCGAAGGTGAGGAGAAGCCCGAGCCCGCCCCCAAGCACAAGCGCAAAGGTGGCGATCAACGCTCGCGCCGCAGTCGCCCACAGAACCGTCAACGCCGTCAGGACGAGAGCGACGACAAGAGCAAAAAAGGCAAAAAAGAGCCAAGCGAAAGCAAAGACCGCAATAGCAAAGATAAAGATAACGGCGAGCAGCGCTCAGAGTCGCGCCCCAACCGCAATCGTCGCGGACGCAACCGCAATCGCAACCGCAACCGCGATGAGCAGCGCAACAATCAACCCGAGGGTAAAAACAGCGACAGCAATAGCCAGGCTTCGCCACAAAACCCGGCGGAGGAAAACCAGAGCAGCTCAGGCAATGATGAGCAACGCCCGGCCAAACGCCCTTCCGGTCGCCGCCGCGGCAACCAACGCCGCCGTCGCCGTGAGGACAGCACCTCTAACCAAGAGCTGCACGCCCAGGTCAACCAGGCGATCGATGCTCAAGAAGCTGCCGTACAAGAAACGCCAACAGCCAGCGACAAAGCATCAGTAACGAGCGACAAGGCAAAAGAAGCCGGCGCCCCAAAAGCGGCCGACGGCAATCAGCAGCCGCAAGCTAAGATGGAGCGCGATCAAGAACGCAAGCCCGCCGAACAAGTCAGTAAGGCCGAAGTTAGATCGTCAGAGAAGTCTGCAGAAGAAAAGGCTCCCGCCGAGAAACCTGAGGCAGAAGTACAGGAGCCGGTCAAGGTCGAAGCGGATGCCGTGACTAAAGAAGGCGACACCTCGACAGAGAAGCCGGTAGCCGAAAAGGAAAAGCAAGACGAGATCGACGCAACTGCAGCGGCAGAACAAGCAAGCGAACAGCCTGTCACCGCAGCAAACCCTGTGTCGGAGCCTTCGCAGAACGACACCAAGGTAGAGGCGGAAGCAGCCGTTGTGCAAGAAACACCGATAGCGCAGCCTCAGGCGGACACACCTTCACCCGAGGAGCCAGCACCTGCGCAAGCTGAAATCACTGAAGCGAAAGCCAACGAAACGGTTGCAGAAGACGAAGAGAAAACCTCTGCTGCGAAAGGGCAAGAAAAAACCCTGACAATCGCGAGCAAAGATGGCTCCCAGACCTCAGTGCGCAAATTCAGCAGAGCGCAAAACGATCCACGTGTTACCCCCAAGCCTGTGCAGCAGGTGCGGATTCTGACCGAAACTCGCAGTCGCCCTTTGCCGAGAGCGCTGGATACCAGTCAGCCGGCACGGGTAAACCACAACCCTCGGCCATTGCAGCGTCCCAGCAATGACCCGAGGGTCAACGGCAAGCCTGCTCAGTAA
- a CDS encoding HAD-IA family hydrolase: MLYIFDWDGTLSDSTDTIVAAMQRAAEDIGWQRPEDDTVRNIIGLGLPEALRVMYPDESVQSLDAIRDRYRHHYLQMDQAKPAELYPRVQESLDKLRADGHILAVATGKSRKGLDRIFAAMGLDGYFHASRCADETASKPDPLMLHQLLAELSVPAAEAVMVGDTEYDMEMGRRAGMARIAVSYGAHKPERLYPYEPELCMSCFSEILSWRR; the protein is encoded by the coding sequence TTGCTGTATATCTTTGATTGGGATGGGACTCTCAGCGATTCCACTGACACCATAGTGGCTGCCATGCAGCGCGCCGCCGAGGATATAGGTTGGCAGCGGCCGGAGGACGATACGGTGCGCAATATAATCGGCCTGGGTTTGCCGGAGGCTTTACGGGTGATGTACCCGGATGAATCAGTACAAAGTCTGGATGCTATACGTGACCGCTACCGACATCATTACCTGCAGATGGACCAGGCCAAGCCCGCAGAGTTATACCCCAGGGTTCAGGAATCCTTGGATAAGTTGCGGGCCGATGGGCATATTCTGGCGGTAGCGACGGGTAAAAGCCGCAAGGGACTCGATCGTATTTTTGCGGCGATGGGGCTTGACGGATATTTTCATGCCAGTCGTTGTGCCGATGAGACAGCCTCTAAGCCGGACCCTTTGATGTTGCATCAGCTGTTGGCGGAGTTATCTGTCCCCGCCGCTGAAGCCGTAATGGTAGGCGACACCGAGTACGATATGGAAATGGGGCGGCGCGCCGGAATGGCGCGTATTGCAGTCAGTTACGGAGCTCATAAACCCGAGCGCCTGTATCCTTACGAGCCTGAGCTGTGCATGAGTTGTTTCAGTGAAATTCTGTCCTGGCGTCGCTAG
- the tusC gene encoding sulfurtransferase complex subunit TusC, with product MSKILCVSRHAPYGRSLAREALDAVLAAAAFEQEINLLLMDEGVWQLCQVQTPELIEQRDLSKNLSALPVFGVEEIYVHEPSLILRGLNRDSLSLNNVQLLSNEQTQALIASQDQLLSF from the coding sequence ATGAGCAAAATACTCTGCGTCAGTCGACACGCACCTTACGGACGATCGCTTGCCCGTGAGGCACTTGATGCGGTGCTCGCCGCAGCCGCTTTTGAGCAGGAAATAAACTTGCTGTTAATGGACGAAGGCGTGTGGCAGCTCTGCCAAGTGCAAACCCCAGAGCTGATTGAACAGAGGGATCTGAGCAAAAACCTTAGCGCTCTACCCGTATTCGGAGTTGAGGAGATATACGTGCACGAACCTTCGTTGATTTTGCGCGGCCTAAACCGTGACTCACTTAGCTTGAATAACGTACAATTGCTTAGTAATGAACAGACTCAGGCGCTGATAGCGTCGCAGGATCAACTCCTTAGCTTCTAA
- the tusB gene encoding sulfurtransferase complex subunit TusB — translation MSTLHTVNKSPFNDNCLSSCLLLCASSDSLLLIEDGVYGGTNHSPCASELRAKIASGVSVYALENDARARGKLDVIDGITLINDQDFVRLSCEHQCIQSWY, via the coding sequence ATGAGCACACTGCATACCGTTAACAAATCTCCCTTCAATGACAACTGCCTGAGCAGTTGTTTGCTGCTGTGCGCCAGTTCAGACAGCCTGCTGCTAATTGAAGACGGCGTCTACGGCGGCACCAACCACTCGCCCTGTGCCAGCGAGCTTCGCGCAAAAATTGCCTCTGGCGTTTCAGTCTATGCACTGGAAAATGATGCGCGAGCGCGGGGAAAACTTGACGTAATTGACGGTATAACTCTAATTAACGATCAGGATTTTGTTCGCCTTAGCTGCGAGCATCAGTGCATTCAAAGTTGGTACTAG
- a CDS encoding TusE/DsrC/DsvC family sulfur relay protein: protein MSDLILPAVDKDGYLCNLQDWTPEVAVQLAQQSNITLSEAHWEVIHLVQQFYREFELSPASRALVRYVQQHLGKDKGRSIYLLQLFPPHPALIVNKLAGLPRPANCF, encoded by the coding sequence ATGAGCGACTTGATTTTGCCCGCAGTGGATAAAGACGGCTACCTCTGTAATCTGCAAGACTGGACCCCTGAGGTAGCGGTACAACTCGCCCAGCAAAGTAATATCACTCTATCCGAGGCTCACTGGGAGGTCATTCACCTGGTGCAGCAGTTCTACCGCGAATTTGAGCTTTCCCCTGCCAGCCGAGCCCTGGTGCGTTATGTTCAGCAACATCTGGGTAAAGATAAAGGCCGCAGTATTTATTTGCTCCAGCTGTTCCCACCGCACCCGGCGCTAATCGTCAATAAACTGGCCGGACTGCCCCGCCCGGCCAATTGTTTTTAA
- a CDS encoding sodium:alanine symporter family protein, whose product MESLEQFFSALSGFIWGKYFLLWLLPLVGVFLMLRLGGFPLRNIVAAFARLWRGRQSEAEGEVTPFNALMTALSATIGTGNIVGVATAIGLGGPGALFWMWCMALVGMATKYAEAVCAVHFRETDAAGHNIGGPMYYIKNGLGARWLWLAGAFAFFGCMAGFGIGNTVQAHSVADALYGSWEVPKVATALVLMVLVAIVLVGGVKRIGDVAGRLVPAMGVAYVLCGLIVVGVNVSALPDAFALIFDSAFNGTAAVGGFAGAGVAMAIQFGVARGVFSNEAGLGSAPIAHAAAKTNSPVEQGMVAMLGTFLDTIVVCSITGLAIICTGVWQGEAQGAQMSQAAFAAGLPGAFGEIVITLAIALFAFTTLLGWSYYGERCAQFLFGARIIMPFRIIWVLAIFAGATADLSVVWIVADVLNGLMAVPNLIALVLLSGLVVKLTREYRRGS is encoded by the coding sequence GTTGCGCCTGGGAGGGTTTCCGCTGCGGAATATAGTGGCGGCGTTTGCGCGCCTGTGGCGTGGCCGCCAGAGTGAAGCCGAAGGCGAGGTAACACCCTTTAATGCCCTGATGACGGCTCTGTCGGCAACTATTGGTACGGGCAATATTGTCGGCGTTGCCACCGCTATCGGGCTCGGTGGTCCGGGGGCGCTGTTTTGGATGTGGTGCATGGCCCTGGTGGGTATGGCAACCAAGTACGCGGAGGCTGTGTGTGCGGTACATTTTCGCGAGACAGACGCTGCCGGTCACAATATTGGCGGCCCTATGTATTACATCAAAAATGGTCTGGGCGCGCGCTGGCTTTGGTTGGCTGGTGCTTTTGCCTTTTTCGGTTGTATGGCTGGCTTTGGTATTGGCAATACGGTGCAGGCCCATTCCGTGGCCGATGCCCTCTACGGCAGCTGGGAAGTGCCCAAAGTCGCCACCGCACTTGTGTTAATGGTGTTGGTTGCGATAGTGCTCGTTGGTGGGGTGAAGCGCATAGGGGACGTTGCAGGGCGATTGGTGCCCGCTATGGGTGTCGCGTATGTGCTCTGCGGCCTGATTGTGGTGGGGGTTAATGTTTCTGCGCTGCCCGATGCCTTCGCTTTGATTTTTGATAGCGCTTTTAACGGCACGGCCGCCGTTGGTGGCTTTGCTGGAGCGGGTGTGGCAATGGCCATTCAGTTCGGTGTTGCACGCGGCGTGTTTTCCAATGAAGCGGGGCTTGGCAGTGCGCCCATTGCCCATGCCGCTGCAAAAACCAACAGCCCGGTGGAGCAGGGTATGGTGGCTATGTTGGGGACTTTTCTCGACACTATTGTAGTGTGCTCTATCACTGGATTGGCCATTATTTGTACCGGCGTGTGGCAGGGTGAAGCCCAGGGGGCGCAGATGTCTCAGGCCGCTTTTGCCGCTGGCCTGCCCGGGGCCTTTGGCGAAATAGTGATTACGCTCGCTATTGCACTTTTCGCTTTTACCACGTTACTGGGATGGAGTTACTACGGCGAAAGGTGTGCGCAGTTTTTGTTCGGCGCGCGGATCATAATGCCTTTCAGAATTATATGGGTATTGGCAATATTCGCTGGTGCCACGGCAGACTTGTCTGTGGTGTGGATTGTCGCGGACGTGCTGAATGGCCTGATGGCAGTGCCCAACCTTATTGCATTGGTGCTGCTGTCGGGTTTAGTGGTTAAGTTAACTCGCGAATACCGCAGAGGCTCTTAA
- a CDS encoding Bax inhibitor-1 family protein, which translates to MEQIRTVDSAIAQSAEVSSVLRNTYLLLAVTLAFSALTAGIAMAVNMPHTLGIVMSLVAMGLIWFVLPRTANSATGLVVVFAFTGLIGASLGPILNYYLATANGGTIVLQALGGTAFTFLGLSAYALISRKDFSFLQGFVVMGVMIMLGAMLLLIGASLFGYHLETLHLVFSAGIILLMSAIILFQTSAIIHGGERNYILATTSLYLAIINIFTSLLHLLGAAED; encoded by the coding sequence ATGGAACAAATACGCACTGTTGATTCTGCAATTGCGCAGTCCGCTGAAGTCAGTAGCGTTTTGCGCAACACTTATTTACTCCTGGCCGTCACCCTGGCCTTTAGTGCATTGACAGCTGGCATCGCCATGGCCGTCAATATGCCACACACCCTCGGCATCGTGATGTCCTTGGTAGCAATGGGTCTTATCTGGTTTGTTTTGCCACGCACCGCCAACTCAGCTACAGGTTTGGTGGTTGTATTCGCTTTTACCGGTCTAATCGGCGCTAGCCTCGGCCCAATTCTGAACTACTACCTTGCCACCGCAAATGGCGGCACCATCGTATTACAAGCGCTGGGCGGCACTGCATTTACCTTTTTAGGCCTCTCAGCCTACGCTCTGATTAGCCGCAAAGACTTCAGTTTTCTGCAGGGCTTTGTGGTCATGGGCGTTATGATTATGCTGGGCGCCATGCTGCTACTTATAGGCGCCTCTTTGTTCGGCTATCATCTTGAAACTCTGCACCTAGTGTTTTCTGCTGGCATTATTCTGCTCATGTCAGCGATCATTCTGTTTCAAACCAGCGCCATTATTCATGGTGGTGAGCGCAACTACATTTTGGCAACCACCAGCCTATATCTAGCCATCATTAATATCTTCACCAGCCTGCTTCATTTACTGGGCGCAGCAGAAGATTAA
- the tusD gene encoding sulfurtransferase complex subunit TusD has product MIFTIVVLGAPYASEASSTAYRFCHAALEQGHSVKRVFFYGDAVHTGSTLITPPQDEPNLPALWQALIREHNLDAVICIAAALKRGVLDTEEQSRYRKSASNLAAGFTLSGLGQLIESSATCDRTITFGA; this is encoded by the coding sequence ATGATTTTTACCATTGTTGTATTAGGTGCTCCCTACGCCAGCGAAGCGAGCTCTACCGCCTACCGCTTCTGTCACGCCGCCCTTGAACAGGGACATAGCGTCAAGCGCGTATTCTTTTACGGCGATGCCGTACACACAGGCTCGACACTGATTACTCCACCCCAGGATGAGCCAAATTTACCCGCACTGTGGCAGGCCCTTATCAGGGAGCACAACCTGGACGCCGTAATATGCATCGCAGCGGCACTAAAAAGGGGTGTTCTGGACACAGAAGAGCAGAGCCGTTATCGAAAAAGCGCCAGTAATCTCGCCGCAGGTTTTACCCTAAGCGGCCTCGGACAACTAATAGAGTCGTCGGCCACCTGCGACAGAACCATTACTTTTGGGGCATAG
- a CDS encoding nucleoside triphosphate pyrophosphatase — protein sequence MQREIVLASSSPQRRELLKRLNLPFTAVSPEIDEAPIPHETPHELALRLAQQKAEALAATYPSHLIIGSDQVASLDGTPCSKPGNHEKALAQLQAASGKKVTFYTGLCLLDSLKMKPLTAVESFSVYFRPLTTEQIDYYLRQDQPYDCAGSFKCEALGISLFERLEGDDPNALIGLPLIRLTQLLGKVGIDVLKSQPSDARTEFH from the coding sequence ATGCAACGAGAAATTGTACTCGCCTCCAGCTCGCCTCAGCGTCGCGAACTGCTGAAAAGGCTGAACCTACCTTTTACTGCGGTATCGCCCGAGATCGACGAAGCACCTATACCGCATGAGACTCCTCACGAACTGGCCCTGCGCCTGGCGCAACAAAAAGCCGAAGCGTTGGCGGCCACCTACCCCTCTCACCTGATTATTGGTAGCGACCAGGTTGCAAGCCTGGACGGCACCCCCTGCAGCAAGCCCGGCAACCATGAAAAAGCATTGGCTCAATTGCAAGCGGCGAGCGGCAAAAAAGTAACTTTTTATACCGGCCTGTGCCTACTGGACTCCTTGAAAATGAAACCCCTTACTGCGGTGGAAAGCTTCAGCGTATATTTTCGCCCTCTAACCACCGAGCAAATAGACTATTACTTAAGGCAGGATCAGCCCTATGATTGCGCTGGCAGCTTTAAATGCGAAGCTCTGGGCATTAGCTTATTCGAACGACTGGAGGGGGATGATCCCAACGCCCTCATCGGCCTGCCACTGATAAGACTTACACAGCTACTGGGTAAAGTGGGAATCGATGTGCTCAAATCGCAACCTAGCGACGCCAGGACAGAATTTCACTGA
- the plsX gene encoding phosphate acyltransferase PlsX, translating into MSTPIRLALDAMSGDFGPRITIPAAQKFAQAVPHVQLHLFGDPEAINAAADRPLSSNISIQPTQSVIAMDADPRQTLRQGKDSSMWQALQALADRRVQACVSAGNSGALMLISRRVLGVIPGVEVPAFSKIMPVESGFTLMLDLGGNLHCSAEQLLQFARMGQVQARASGIENPRVALLNIGAEAGKGTRTIRDAAQLLKSAKDINFSGYLEADAIYTGAAEVIVSDGFSGNIALKTSEGVARVLTRRIEKSFSTGLGRLAGLLIWPIVKSWRAEFNPDAYNGAVLAGLNGVVVKSHGGAGVNATVNALNLALEQAQTAVPEKIATAVAR; encoded by the coding sequence TTGTCTACTCCAATACGACTGGCACTTGATGCTATGAGCGGGGACTTCGGTCCCCGCATTACTATCCCCGCTGCGCAAAAATTCGCGCAGGCAGTACCCCATGTTCAACTTCATTTGTTCGGTGATCCGGAGGCCATTAACGCCGCCGCCGACCGCCCCCTCTCTAGCAATATCAGCATACAGCCGACGCAAAGTGTGATTGCGATGGATGCCGACCCGCGCCAAACATTGCGCCAGGGAAAGGATTCGTCCATGTGGCAGGCGTTACAGGCGCTTGCTGATCGCAGGGTTCAGGCCTGTGTCAGTGCCGGTAACAGTGGCGCATTGATGCTGATTAGTCGCCGTGTGCTAGGGGTTATTCCAGGTGTAGAAGTACCGGCATTCAGTAAAATTATGCCGGTGGAATCGGGCTTTACACTGATGCTAGATCTGGGAGGGAATCTACACTGCAGCGCCGAGCAGTTGCTGCAGTTTGCCCGCATGGGGCAGGTTCAGGCCAGGGCTTCGGGGATCGAAAACCCGAGGGTTGCGCTGCTTAATATTGGAGCGGAGGCGGGTAAGGGAACCCGAACTATTCGCGATGCGGCGCAGCTACTGAAAAGTGCTAAGGATATAAATTTTTCCGGTTACCTTGAGGCTGACGCCATTTATACCGGTGCTGCAGAGGTAATCGTAAGCGATGGTTTTAGTGGCAATATCGCCCTTAAAACCAGCGAGGGTGTGGCTAGGGTGCTAACCCGCCGAATCGAGAAGAGCTTTTCGACCGGGCTGGGGCGTTTGGCGGGCCTGCTAATCTGGCCGATCGTTAAAAGTTGGCGCGCCGAGTTTAACCCCGACGCTTATAATGGCGCAGTGCTCGCTGGGCTTAACGGGGTGGTAGTCAAGAGTCATGGTGGCGCGGGAGTAAATGCTACCGTCAATGCCCTGAACTTGGCGCTTGAGCAAGCGCAAACAGCGGTGCCAGAAAAAATCGCTACTGCCGTTGCCCGGTGA
- a CDS encoding YceD family protein, translated as MSQAPSSQSLPRRGDPRKYAQQGVELTGVLALEALPRLQGAVAGDSASFQVLLSFRIDEDGKKVLEGAIDGEVSMICQRCLDLVQVPLSCNLRLGIVWSEDQARALPRDLDPWVVGEGAADFYDIVEEELLLSLPAVAYHDYACVPSEHFRSEAPEAEVSSKPKQNPFQVLEQLKGTPKK; from the coding sequence ATGTCTCAAGCACCCTCAAGTCAGTCATTGCCAAGGCGCGGCGACCCGCGTAAATACGCCCAGCAGGGCGTAGAATTGACGGGCGTTTTGGCTCTTGAGGCGCTGCCGCGTCTACAGGGTGCAGTGGCTGGTGACAGTGCGAGTTTTCAGGTGCTGTTATCGTTCCGAATTGATGAAGATGGCAAAAAGGTACTGGAAGGAGCAATTGACGGCGAGGTCAGTATGATCTGTCAGCGTTGTCTCGACCTTGTTCAGGTGCCTTTAAGTTGTAATCTGAGGCTCGGTATTGTGTGGAGTGAGGATCAGGCTCGGGCCTTGCCGCGCGATCTCGATCCTTGGGTTGTAGGTGAGGGTGCAGCTGACTTTTACGATATCGTGGAAGAAGAGTTGCTGTTGAGTCTGCCGGCGGTGGCCTATCATGACTATGCGTGTGTTCCCAGTGAGCACTTTCGCAGTGAGGCACCCGAGGCTGAGGTAAGCAGTAAGCCCAAGCAAAACCCGTTTCAAGTTCTGGAGCAACTTAAAGGAACGCCGAAAAAGTAG
- the rpmF gene encoding 50S ribosomal protein L32: MAVQQNKKTRSKRGMRRSHDALTGQTLSVDPTSGEKHLRHHVTADGFYRGRKVIDKASDE, encoded by the coding sequence ATGGCCGTTCAACAAAACAAAAAGACACGTTCTAAGCGCGGTATGCGTCGTTCTCACGATGCGCTGACCGGGCAGACCCTGTCTGTAGATCCTACCAGTGGTGAAAAGCACTTGCGTCATCATGTGACCGCCGACGGTTTTTACCGTGGTCGTAAGGTGATCGATAAAGCATCTGACGAGTAA